The window ttttcacaaaatattttcctcttttccgaATCCGATTGCCGCGCTCAACCGTACTTCCAACACAtgcacatatatacatatctcacacacaaaTACATAAACAACAAGGCCTTCCTTTGTTTAAAACGATTAGTtaacaaattttcacttaaGAGGGAGAATGAGAATAAACAATAGGCTaagaaaatctgaaaattcTAGGTTCTCACATTTAATGTACTTGAAACAATAATTCAAAATCAACATCTGGCATTGCAGCATAAGAGACACATAAGATGTCCAACCTTTGGAAGTCCTCCAATCCCAAGTGCAATATCCAGAGCAAATGAACCTATAGACACAACTGGAACTTGTTTGACAGGGGTAGAGCGGCCAAGCCACATGATAGAACCTTTTCCAAATGATGCAGTGATCTTATCCATTGCCTGCCTGAGCACCAAATCTTTCTTTGACATCTGACTTGGATTTTCTTCTATCTTCCATACAAAAAATGACTTATGTTTATAATGAACtaatgaagcaaaaaaaaaaacaattgatATTTTCTATTACAAAAAGAGCAAAAAGTAGGTACTCTCAAGTAGGAAAATATAGGTACTCTCAAGCAGGAATAACACTATCCCAGCCAAATGTAAAAAATATCAAACtcaacaaatttcagcaaaagAGCTATACTTAAAAGAACTCATCTGATTCAGAGAATCACAAGCGAGAAAAAGGGCCAAGTGATTGTTACATCAAGGATGATGCACTTAATGTTAAAATACTCTAGGAGAGAGGTACAAGGCCAAAATATGGCAATAAACTTGCATACCTGGGTGCTTTATAATTTTTTTGCCGAGACAGTTGGTTTTAAGATTCTAGTGAACAGAAAACCCCAAAATATGGGGGAAAACATGCAACTGTCACATTAAATAAACATGATGTTTGAAATATTCAAACACTAAGCAAATATATGTATTAGTTTTAACTGGTTTTAGCAAGGGGCTAAAGCCTAAAAAGATAGACTTTATatgcaaaagttattttactTTATCTATTTTTGAAACCCATCAAAATGATCACCAAGATAAGAAGGTATGAAGACCAAATGCAAGCCAGTTCAGCGGGAAAATAAACTTCAGGCACCTTTTGGTGGAAAAGTATGAGAGTTGAGTGGATGCCCCCAACAAGCCTTTCCTATAAATCTGCATCAACAAACAACAAATTCATGTTATAActcatgaagaaaatgagaaacaaaataaaaaaaatagtacTAATTGAAAAACGATGTCAGAAATGCATCAAACAAAAGACTTTTTCTTTATACAGAATGCAAGttcaataatttttaaaaaacggAACAACTTCTGCAAGCTAGCAAAGTAAAACATTTGACTTTCGTAATTGATAGGAAATTATAGTATAATCATTTATTTGCAGCTTCCAACTACTAATAACAAGTATAAACACTATATTACACCTATAACTTCAAAAGAATAGTACAAACAAGCCATAGGTAGCGTAAAAACATTGAAACTCAACAAAGCTATGAAAAACATATTTGAGAAaaacctgaaatttttttttaaaaaaatgcttCAAATTTCTACAATGGGCCATTACCTATCATTAATCGTAACCAAATTGTTCTccaaaaatacaaagaaaataagAACAAAATCTTCCCTATTTTAAGTAGCCTTTCTTGCATTTCTGGTTTGTTGGGGAAATTACCTGAGAGAGAGGTTGCAGAAACAGAGTGCATCCGAGGGAAGAAGCATTTTGGAGAAGCCTCGCCATCATATTCAAAGGCTTCCACCAAACCCAAAAATGTAATTgaccaaaaaggaaataaaaaaagacaaagtacaggaaaaaataaataaattatagaAATTAAGCAatttatattggaaaatttCTCTTTGCCTCATACTGTTCAGTTTGCTGCATAGAAATAAATCTTTCAAAGGTCCTTTAGAAATGCATCAATACTTTCGCATGTCGCAATTGAAAGGGCTCCTATGcattttaaaaaggaaaaaaaaaaaagatacgcACATAGGAAAATAAACAGTAGGGGCAAAGGGAGATCTTGTAGAAAAGTTACCTGAATTGACAGAGGATAAACAGCTTcctgtagatttttttttaaaaaaaaaagatgaagaacAACAAGATCAAAAAAAAAGTCAACCAACTTGAAAAGGGTAAGAAAGATAATGAACaacaatataaaaaataatctaACCTGAAAAGGTTTAGAATTTTTTCACGCCTAACGGAGGATGAAAGAGCTTtctgagaaaaaaatatatatagcgAAGGAGAATAATCGAAAAAAAACATGTTATAAATCtggaaaaagcaaagaaaagccCTAAACCAAAGTCCCAAACCTTGAGCTAGAAATGATGCTGGCCACAGTCCACACGCTTTGGAGGATTCTAGCACCAGCTTCTCAAATCTCCATCTCCTTCTTttcattcaattttttattCTCTCCCGCTTTGGCATTGAAACTAAGAGTAAGGAAGCTGCAAACTTACAAAAAAATAAGCAAAGAGCGAGGAGGCTTAAGCGTACTGAAGATTTTGGCATTATAATATTGGAAAGGAAAGGCAGGAAAGAAGAAGCGGCGGCGGACaggttttggaaagaaaagtcaGGAGAGAATATATTTTGTGTGTCTAACCCTAAGCTGACAACCCGCGCATCgcgtggaaaaaaaaaatactgaagGCATGCTTGTGGCACGTGACGACGACCAAAAGAAATGAATAGTAACTCCTTTGGCTCTTAGAGTGTTatgttaataataataataatgcccTTGGTGGTCCGGTTTTGCCAGTAAATTTGGAGATTGTGCGTCCGTTTATTAATGTTTGGTTAGGTTTTCTTGTAATTTTGACCATGTTTGTGCCCTTTTATTGTTCTTTTCCTTAACCTTATCGGGATTAGGACACCTTATGGGGTGGAGACCGAGGAGTCAGAAATGCCCACTTTTCTTCTCCTTTCTACGTCGTTGTCTCACTCTTCACCTCATCTTCCCTTCAATCATCCTCTTATTTGTctcatcttcttcctcttttcttttcttgggttttttttttattctgacCGAGGGCAACAACAAGAACAATAATGGTCTGGACTTTTTTCTCCTTGTAAGactgtttttctttctcatcATCAAGACTTCTCTAGCCTTTAGGATTTTTTGGAGGGTTTACCAGTCGAATTTTAAcatataatatgtatatatttgtgaTGTTGCAGgtccaaaaatttgaaaatgtcTTCCAACATTCAGCATCCTCATGAGAGTCAGATTGTGTAAATTTTTTCCCCCGATATAGAAGAAATACAAGTATTACGGGTCTCCTCTGGCCTCAAGAGGGTTAAGGTTGGACTTGCATTTTTTCTCTCTCGACTTTCTTCTctgtattttttttgggtttttttcttTCCTGTCATTTTGGCCATGTCTGTGGCACTTATATTgttcctttcattttctttatcgTAATAATACATCCAACCAACTCGATATAGAAAATGGCAAAAAAAAGCACGAGAACGGAAAGCCAGCGGTCCAAGCAGAAAAGAcgtttttataataaaaaaaaaaaagagagaggatgcGAGGCTATGATTTCACTTTGAAAGTGTGAGAGCATTATAATTCACAGCATCAGTGGGGCAGAAGAAATCAGAGTATCAAGAGTCTCCTCCGGCCTCAAGATCCTTAAGGTTGGAGCTAGATTTTCTGTTTCTCAGCTGTCGCCTctatatttttttccctttttttcccgGTAGGAGTATCAATCTATGTTGTTTGCTTTCATCAGAAAGGTGGAGCATCAAAagttttttccctttaataacCAGTTCCTAAATTTTTCCttgccatcttttttttttaacattactATCATATCAACATTACTTAAATTTTGTATCAACATTACTATCGTCATTTAACGTGTTTTGATTATCTATCAATATATAATGTAACTTGATTGTGCAATAATTGCTGATCGAACATTTGTAATTGTGGACCAAGCTTGACAAGTTATCTAACCAAAGATTGTTTGACTTTGCTTTACTTGATTGAGGCACAATCAATCACTAACCCATATTTAGAGCTTGAATCAATTGTGGATGTCTAAAATTTCACCCTACATTAAGAGAGTTAAATTTGTGCTCCCTCCGAGCCATTATTAAAACTGtactgttcttttttttttttaagtgcaaAATATTTTTGGTCCTATTCTCTGGTACAACTCCAACTTTCAATATTAATATGATCTGAAACGAAATTAGAATAATATACCATATTCTCGTAAAGTTTTGCTCCtactaaaacaaaagataaaccAATAAATACGATTTTTTCCCACTACTGCCCCTTCCGAACTTTCCATGTCTTTGGATTGGACTGAGATCTTGTCAGATTTGTATAATTACGTGTAACTCTATGTGTATTGTTGGTGCATtttattctaaataattttttaaactctAAAGTCTAAATTTGTAACGCTTACGTCAATATGAGATTTCCTAACAGGAATATGTTGGAGAAAGTATAATGATGTAGAAAACCGAAGGAAGCTAAATCAATAACTGAATAAAAAGTCAAGGCAGAGGAAGTCCtatcaatgtttttaaactcggactgGCCAGTGAACCGGAGAGGGGTAGGTTCGCAATCCGATTGGTCCAATCGGTCCCAACCGATCGATTCACcagttctcttttttttttttttggggcaacTTCAATGCTAAGTACTTCACATCTTCACTCTACACTTGGACTTGATAGTTGATACACAATCTAATATGGTTATTGATAACTGAAGTTCCTAAAATGCACTTACCAACATaatttaaaactaaatttaagttgagataataataaattttctaaaagttaTACATGAAACCTGGAATGATAAAAAGAAACATAATCCCAATTAGTTTCCATTGATACTAGTCCTAAGCGAAATCTACATAACAATTACTACAAGCTAGGCACcaaagatgaaaaaggaaaatctgATTACAACTgcaaaaaattgtaaaattataGTAGTGGACAATACAATTATTACAAGACAAACGGCATCTCTGTCGTGGGctagttgaaaattttcttttgattaaaattttcaaatatttgtaCTAAATCATTTGCAAATggaaatagaaaacaaaaaccttgaaaaggaaaaaattaaactCACCAAAATGGAAAAACTCTTGTGAAAGTTGAAGCTTCGAACTTGCTTATAAATTAGCTAAGATAATAGCTTGATAATCACGAAGAAGGCTTGAGAAAGATTTTGTCATGGGTATTTGATTTGGAGGTGGAAAgattacaaagaaaaaaatgaaaaaaaaaaaccgagaGAAGAAGCAGAGACAAGAGAACCGAGAATTGAGGAAGTGAAGCAAAAGCCAAAAGGTGCTGTTTGGTGTCTACCGTGTCTTAGTGCTAGGGTTTCCTATTTTTTAATTAGATTTTTAGTTTTGCACTTAAGATAAGTAGGTTCTACACAAAAAAAGCATCTCTTGTGAATGTAGTCTAGTGGTAACAAGTCTTTGTTGTGACTGTAGAGACctaatgtagacaccaaaatttcaccattttatttttcttattttccttcattttattcctatttttgttcattttagttaaattttatttattttgtttcattttctatTTCTTGAGAGAAATCATtgtagaaaaatcagaaaaagaaaagaaaagaaaacagaaatcaGAAATcagttttgtaaaaaaaaaaaaaaaaaaaaaaaactccttcaTTGCATGCGCGCATCTTCTCCTTTGAGCTGGTACGAAAACCAGCAACGAGCCATGGTACCAAATTTGCAGCTGGCAATTTGAACCCATTCCactcttttttgttgttttcttttttcccctaaTCCTTTGCCACCTCAGCCTCTTGATTTCTACCAGAAGAATCTAGAAGCCTAGCCAATCTAATGGCTTAAAATGGCCACAAAAATGCAGCAGAACCTCCATCCTTGATCCTAGGTTTTGGGGAGGATTTAAGGCtataaaagggataaaaaaCACAGccttaaagaaaaaaaaaggagtaagAGTGAGAGGCGgcggaagaaagaaaaacagagagaaaagaagaaagaaaagagagaaaaaaaagaagaagagggcACAAAATTTCCGCCAAAAATGTGAGCCAGGGTTGGTAATTGAGTCACCTTCCCTGTCTGATTCCGTTCTCGGTAGAACCTCTTTGGAGAAAGTATCTAACTTCTGGGGAATCTATGATGATTAAGGAAGAAGTTTCATGTTggaaatttttggagaaaacCTCAGAAACGTCTTCAAATCAAGGGCCGAATTTGATGCCTTCACATTCCTTAAAAAGCTGCAAAAGAAAGTTCTTGCTACTTTGTAGCACTTTGGGCAAAAGATTTCACGTTTTCCCAACCTGATTTCATCTTCAACCGTTTATAGGTAACAATAACTTCCCTTACTAGCTACCCCAGCAAAACCACAAGCTTGCTTCTTCCTTTCCTTTGCTGCGTTTTTCTGTTTGGTTTCCTTGTTGGTTCTTCCAAAGATAGGCAATCATGTTTCAGTGCTATTAATAATGATGGGTTGAAGTTTCTGTTGGGTTTTTGCTGCTGAATCCACGAAGTTTGCTTGAGTTCATGGCTGGTTTTTCGTGTGCTGAATAAGTTTTCTGGGTTGCTGCGGAAGAAAGGTTGTAGAAGATGCTTTCCTTCGAAGCTTTGCATGacaatttctgaaattttccttttcccccCTCCCCAACTTTTGCctaatttcactatggcccaaaatttggaaaaaaaatcaattttgccCCTATTAAATTTTAATCCTCTTTTTCATGTGTTAAGTAGGTTTTCGGGCAGAATAATTCTAGACTTTAGGGCATAAATaaagtttaataatttttttttatttaatatgttGGTTGGGTTTTGTAAGAAAGTGAGTTTTTGGGTTTAGggttgttttggttgggtttgacaAGTggattttagtttatttttatggTTTCTGGTAAtggattttggtttttttttttttttggttgggtttgattTGGCTTTGAGAGATAAAACACATGTTTTTTCAGTTGGGTTTTGTTTGGTTAAAAAGGTAGGTTAGCCTGCTTCTTACCTTAGGGCTTTTAGATGGGCCAGAAGGGTTTTAGCCCAAGACAAGAAATACAATGGCCCAATGGCCTTTTTACCAAGAAGTCTAATACGAAAATTGCATTCCAGTCCTGAACCTTTGAGTTATTTTATTGTGGctctaaaattttaatttatttccaTTAGATCCTTAATGTAATTATatttggtccctaaactttatttttctttgattttgacctctcatctttgtaataattataatttgactccaaaaacttttttatatttgtaattaggtccctaatagttttgatttcttaaatataagcgatttatcttttttaattgttaattatacttcatttaaGTACTTTAGTTGatagatttcatgattatttttattctttataattaaattggtgtcttgatcattttgttgattttggactATAAATAGGACAAATCCAATCTCAATTAACCACAACTTCAAGGGATGTatcttcttttattattttaaactcTTTTATGTGCTCAAATGTGTTTCTTatatgtaattgcatgtttttggtgccttttgtttttaattactcattttattcattttaagtttcatttattctatttaattttgatgattatttgtgaggtatttaaatgccaagtTATAATAGATAGGTgctcaagacatgtatttaaCTAAtctatgtaatagataggtttttaTTCCCCCCTTAAATTGTAGTTAGGgctccaaatgtaatagttaggattttatttgcttttctttgcttgtgtgcttgcatgcttgtgcGCTTATGTATTTATTCGTTTTCTTTAGggtctttgcatctagatatcatgcctaCATGTTATGTGAtatatgtgttttatgtgtttacttgctttaattatgctttatatgatttatttaattataataaatgcatgacgtcatcACACCAGTCCAACGCTAATTGTGGCATTTCTTcctgatttctcactagtccaatgctagtgaagACTTGAAGAAATAAGCTAGTTCAATGCTAGACCTTTTAGGCCATCCACGCTCTATAATCACATGCTTGAGTGACATTTAGTGCATTCcatgcatattttttatttttagaatttttttcatATCTTGCATGATATTTCTTCTATATATATTATCCCTCTTATCCCTATGTGcgtgaaacatgacatttagacttgcatCCCATTTAGGAGAATAAAAATAGGTTAGcccatttgcttgattaggttaGAAGAGTCACCTttcaaatatgggaaatggACGAGTATGGCTTCTTAGCCTTAGCACGGTCGTATCTCCtctataaaaaagaaaattgaagtcaCGAATCTTAGTCCCCCGTACtcgttatgttgcattcctctcttttaggtcatgtatatttattttcttctttttttcaagtctcctttttgcatatttgtgacATCTTTTAAAGAATCATTTTTGGGCATCATATTTAATGTGATTCgcaccaattaaattttgaagagatatttcgacCAACTCGACATCCATTAGGTCtagatttgcattcatatagcaacatctaaatgtgataagttttataggttagattaagaaaatttccgactaaatctcgcaactagttttgactagattgaaagggtgccttagatcaagtctttgcctttcctttcttcaactgtgactcccgaattctttttttctgtttttcgaAGACCTAGAGTCGTTTAAAaagtattttatatttttttattaaaaatacatttttaggtgatttggtacattTAAAGTTGATACCAAGTaacgactcctattttttcttaaaaatactttttagactattattttgggccaaaatcgtcgtacttttaagtcccattttaggtcattttttttatttattctataaaaaaactcattttttcactCATCATTTtccagataaaaaaaaattgatttttctAACAGCCTAAACACTCTTGGATTTTATTTATTCTAAAAATGGGGTgagtatttgaaaattttaaaactacCGGTTTACGATCTAAACGATTTTTATCTGTTCGTCTGCTTTCTAACAATTTTTCATTAACTTGCGGCTTGAGCACAAAATCAGACCAGTGACATGTTCGGTTCGCGGTCCAACCAGTCGGACCGGCCAGTCCGGTTCCGGTTCTGAAACATTGAGTTCTATTGCTCTTGAAGGTAATTTCTCCTACACAAGAATGTGTTTACCATGGGGGATGCATTTGTCGGTAATTACTCTCAAACATACAACAGCTAACCTTGGTTGTGCGCACTCACGAGCAAGGTTTGAGTATACTTTAATATTATTTAGACTATggaggaagaagagaaaaggcaaACGATTGAAGAATGTTTCAATTGTCTCTAGTATCAAACCCTACACCTATTATAAGGGTAAATTGACTTGTCCCTAGTATCAAACCCTACACCTATTATAAGGATAAATTGACTTAACTAGAAGAAGAAGTTGCTAATATAACCCAACAGGAAATGAGGTAAAAAGAGGCAATAATTTCAAGGATTCAAGTTTCTCTaaaatttgtttggaaaaaaattcCTTTATCTCTTCTTTTTTCAGTTATAACCTAGAAGTCTTGCCATTTGATAAAAGTTGAGCTATAATCGAAACGGTAATACCTCGATACGATTTTCCACCAACATAGAATGGACTAAGATGTACTCACTACAGACAAATTTGTTAGGGAGAAACACCTCAAGAAAATCCACTAAAAGTTCAATATGTAAGTTAGGAACCCAACTCTGATCCAAAAGTTTAACCTATTAGGTTTTGGACCAttacttacatattaagtgCTCTTTTAAAAAACTTAAACTTTTAGGTTTTGAACCAttacttacatattaagtgCTCTTTTAAAAAACTTAAACTTTTAGGTTTTGAACCTTTACTTATATATTAAGTGCTCATTTTTTATCTTTCGACTCAATATGGAATCTAATCCTTACTCATGAACCTAGCAAAATTTGGCTTtgattactttttctttttatgatGTAAAACTGGTTAAAGTCCCATAGCACAAGACTTTCCTGAAGATAATTGGTCCAACAAATGTTCACGAATAAGTGCTTTGGTGAGATGTTGCAACTCCAAATTTAGAGAATAAAGACAAATAAAGATTAAGATAATACTTCGTCAACTAGCAACAAGTTTCATTTATCAATTGAGTCTTAGAGACTAGGAAGAGCTGTTTTCGGAGTTTCTAGATTATACGAAATCAAGATCAAAATATGGTTGACTGACCAACTCATAATGGCCACTGCCTGCCAACCTTCAATGCGTTTAGGGTTGGACTGAGATGTTGGCAGATTTATTCACTTGGATGTGACTCTGTGTAAGTGTGTGTATTGAGAAGGGTCATTTCAGCCCTCATAAGTACGCGCACCTCGCTTCCGCTACTATTGAAGACCGCCGAAGGGACCGACTCCCCGACGTGTTGGACCCCGAATAAGCTCACCTCGACATGACCCCCACCAAAGGCCGGGGTCAGAGACGTGTCCCTGACCCTGTCTCCTTGTCAAGTCATAGGATGGTCAGGTTCAGATACAATCTGACAACTGCTAGAGTTCAGAACGATTGATGGGACCTGCTGAGGCGCCGCCAATTTGTCAAGTAAAGCTGACAGTCTGGGCGTGGCAGTCCCTAGAGAACGGGTCCTCTTAATCCTCTCTCCCTCTCATATAAATACTCCTAGGGCTCCTGGAAAAAAGGTAAGAGTCTCCTAATCTAATTCAGTAACTTGACCCTCTCTGAAAAGTAACTAATTAGATTGTCGGAGGTGAATCAGGAGATCTAGCCCCATATTTCTTGCAGTTTGAGCAGGAGACTTTTGAGCAGTTTCACTTCCCCACCTGAGGACACTCCAATTGGTGAGGTAAAACCCaatccatccaaaaatcacctcttcaattgGCGCTGTCTGTGGGAACGAAGACATCTCAGAATGAAACCCATGCATTCTAGGAGCAGGAAGGCCCTTACCATTGGGACTTAGTCGAGTGCTGCAGCCCAGGAAGAGAACATGGTTGAAAGACATGGGTCTCTAGAAGAACAGCTAGCAAACGAAGAAGCCATGGCTAAGATGGCAGAGTTTGTGGCGAAAAATCCAAATGTCTTCGAGGAGTTAGGCAGGTACTTCAAGAGGCAAGGCAAACAAAAAATTGAGTCCTCTAAAAGAAAATTAGATGAATCTCCCGAATATCCATCTGATGAAGAATCTGATGGAAGAAATTTGGCTAGGAGCGCCTCGAAACGAGCCATGTCCAAGGCTATTTCTAAAATCGCGTCCTTATTTAAGGCCTTCTCGTGGGGTTTACTAGGAAGGCGAGCTGACGAAAATCCTTGGCTCCTGAGGAGGCCCGGAGTGGATTACATGAGAGTTCCGCTCTTCATAGACGAGATCAACGAGGAGAGGCTTTCTTCGAATTTCAAACTCCTCATGATAGCATCTTATGATGGCCGAGGTAACCCGAAAGACCATATTCACGCGTTCATGTCGGCATTCCGATTATATTGCATCCCCGACCCTGTCATTTGTCGGGCCTTCCCGGTGTTTTTACAAGGGACAGTTCGAAAGTGGTTCTGGGGCCTCAAACCTAAGAGCATATCCACCTTGGGAGAATTGGTGGAAAAATTCCTCCATCGTTTTGTATTCTCCAGACCTACGACCAAGACCTCGACGTATCTGTTGAATATATAGCAGAACCCGGGCAAGTTACTTACGTCTTATGTGCAGAGATTTCAAGATGAGAGCGTACAGATACCCGACCCCAATGAGCAGGTGACGATAGCTGCCTTTACTAACGAGTTTGTGCTTGGAACGTTTCACACCGCGATACACAAGAAATATCATCGCACGCTCCAAGACCTCTGGTTGAAGGTCGAAAAGGGCATATAGGCCGAAAATCTTAATCGTATGAAAAGAGAGGTCCAAGCAGTCCGGCCGAGATCGGACACCCGGCGGAGGGAGCCAGGTTGAAGTGAGGCCGAAAATAGCAGTGGTTTCCAGAGCCCCAGCCGTGACCGCCGGAGCGTTTTCGATAGGATTGCCAAGGGAAAGCAACCGATCTTGGAAGCTGAGTTAACCCCCCTAAACACCAGCAGATCCCGTGTGCTGTCAGTGATGGATCAAAGTGAGTTTGGGCGAGCTCCTCCAAAGATGaatggaaaaaagaagagaagaaatccTAACCTGTACTGCCTATACCACCGAAATGTCGGGCATAAGACAGAGGACTGCAACGACCTCAAGAAGGAAATAGAGCGTCTCATTAAGCAGGGTTATCTCAAACAATTCGTCCGACGAGATGCGAGTTACAATAGGAGCGAATCTCGTCGTGAAAGCCGAGGCAACCAACGCCGAGATGACAGGCAGGATCGAAGAAGCAGTTGTTGCCTCCCAGAGGGTCTCAAGGATGCCAGAAGGCCCCCCGAGATGGGTTCCCCAGTCATGAGCCGGTTATGGCACCGGTCATGGGTCCGGACATAGATCCGGATATGGGCCCAACATCGCTAGAGTGATTAACACCATAGCCGGTGGTCCGACAGGAGGGGATAGCCAAAACTCCCGAAAGAGAACTTACAGGCAGGCTAACCCGGACGTAACAGAGCTGAGTTCTCGGTTATCCGAGGTGATCACGTATGGCCCAAGTGATCCCGTCCCGACCGCGTCTAGCAGCCATGAGCTCTTGGTGATCGAGGTACTCACCAATAATTATATCTCAAGAAAGTGTACGTGGATCCAGGAAACTTAGTAGACGGCATGTACTACCGAACGTTCGAAAATCTGAAACTGACAAGAGAACAGCTCAACCCAATCAGGATACCCCTTATGGGGTTTGGGGACATGTTGTTCACCCCGAAGGGATGGTGACGTTAACGGTGACCGTCGGCCATCAACCTTGATGCCGAACCATCCTAATTAATTTCGTGGTGGTCAGGGCCGATTCTCCATACAATCTGCTTATGGGTCGGTCCACCTTGAACGCTTTGCGAGTTGTGTACTCAATGTACCACTTAAATTTCAAGTTCCCAACTCCCGCGAGAATCGCTGAGATGAGCAGCGATGATTATGCCGCGCGGGAGTGTTACCTAGCTACCTTGCAGGCTGCGTTCTCGTCGACATCCGAGCCACGGACCGAGGGCAGAAGGTCTAGCATTTTGTCGATAGACTGCATCGATCCTCACCAATCCGTGAAGCCTCAAAGGTTGGAGAGTGGAGACGAGGCCGAGGATATTATCTTGACTGTTGCTGACCCCAATCAAACCGTCCGCATCGGCACAAACTTGCCCGAGCC is drawn from Coffea arabica cultivar ET-39 chromosome 1c, Coffea Arabica ET-39 HiFi, whole genome shotgun sequence and contains these coding sequences:
- the LOC140006493 gene encoding DNA repair protein recA homolog 3, mitochondrial-like isoform X2, giving the protein MLLPSDALCFCNLSLRFIGKACWGHPLNSHTFPPKEENPSQMSKKDLVLRQAMDKITASFGKGSIMWLGRSTPVKQVPVVSIGSFALDIALGIGGLPKGKASQDGSFV
- the LOC140006493 gene encoding uncharacterized protein isoform X1 — encoded protein: MLLPSDALCFCNLSLRFIGKACWGHPLNSHTFPPKEENPSQMSKKDLVLRQAMDKITASFGKGSIMWLGRSTPVKQVPVVSIGSFALDIALGIGGLPKVSSGTEGNIQKDILHIVLRT